From one Malus sylvestris chromosome 1, drMalSylv7.2, whole genome shotgun sequence genomic stretch:
- the LOC126629075 gene encoding uncharacterized protein LOC126629075 isoform X3 — MVLPTASILFLLVDEKSKRQSECTMGTYFDLVCSLEGHLESNFGALAIGLHADFYLWFTRNLDFWPIWDPGDASEKAVKLIIYFQYMEVKRMGVFVNLFFRRELPLKGIDVERRAVIVVELKTCLFTSSLNLRIEVKLYGQEKSLTDIQLRERNPHQVNSSWNTTGKHFH, encoded by the exons ATGGTACTACCAACTGCTTCAATCTTATTTCTCTTGGTTGATGAAAAGTCTAAGAGACAAAGTGAATGCACTATGGGCACCTATTTTGATTTAGTATGCTCTCTCGAAGGTCACCTAGAAAGCAATTTTGGTGCCTTGGCTATTGGTTTACATGCTGATTTCTATCTTTGGTTCACTCGTAACCTTGATTTTTGGCCTATTTGGGATCCGGGAGATGCATCAGAGAAAGCTGTCAAACTGATAATCTATTTTCAGTACATGGAGGTCAAGCGAATGGGTGTTTTTGTGAATCTATTTTTCCGGAGGGAACTACCATTGAAAGGTATTGATGTTGAACGGAGGGCAGTGATTGTAGTTGAACTGAAAACATGCCTTTTCACAAGTTCTCTGAATTTGAGGATTGAGGTCAAGCTATATGGGCAAGAGAAATCGTTGACGGATATCCAACTCAGAGAGAGGAATCCACATCAGGTGAACAGCAGTTGGAATACCACAGGCAAGCATTTTCAT TGA
- the LOC126633858 gene encoding caffeic acid 3-O-methyltransferase-like, whose amino-acid sequence MASLEEPKGLPDIPLDDEARKEEESYCHALQLVVSSVLSFSMQSAIELGVFDIIAKEGQNAKLSSSEIAAHIGTKTPDGPMMLDRLLAVLASNSVLDCTVVNGKLDKCFRRLYSLTPVSKHFVTNEDGVSLAPVLTMVQDEAFLKGWRQVKDSVIEGGIAFDRAHGMHHFQYPSVDHRFNEIFNKAMFNHSTIVMKRILKLYKGFEHVTQLVDIGGNLGGAISLITSKYPHIKGINFDLPHVIKHASSYPGVENVGGDMFESIPNGDAIFLKFILHDWLDKDCIKLLKNCYNAIPDNGKVIVVEALLPIKPDSNLSVRTNGQLDLHMMTQTPGGMERSQEEFMALATASGFSGIRYECFTANLWIMEFYK is encoded by the exons ATGGCTTCTCTAGAGGAACCAAAAGGCCTTCCTGACATTCCTCTTGATGATGAAGcaaggaaagaagaagagagcTACTGCCATGCACTGCAGCTGGTGGTTTCTTCAGTGCTGTCCTTCTCCATGCAGTCAGCAATTGAGCTTGGCGTTTTTGACATCATAGCAAAAGAGGGTCAAAATGCCAAGCTCTCTTCATCTGAGATCGCAGCTCACATCGGAACCAAGACCCCTGACGGACCCATGATGCTAGATCGCCTTCTAGCTGTCCTGGCCAGCAACTCCGTGCTCGACTGCACAGTTGTTAACGGTAAACTTGACAAGTGTTTCCGGAGGCTCTACAGCCTTACCCCTGTGTCCAAGCACTTTGTGACTAATGAAGATGGTGTTTCCTTAGCCCCTGTGTTGACTATGGTTCAAGACGAGGCCTTCTTAAAAGGCTG GCGTCAGGTGAAAGATTCAGTTATTGAAGGAGGAATTGCCTTTGACAGAGCTCATGGCATGCACCACTTTCAGTATCCAAGTGTCGACCATAGGTTTAATGAAATATTCAACAAGGCAATGTTCAACCACAGCACCATAGTTATGAAGAGAATTCTCAAGCTCTACAAAGGTTTTGAGCACGTTACGCAGCTTGTTGATATTGGTGGTAATTTGGGAGGGGCAATTAGTCTCATTACTTCTAAATATCCACATATTAAAGGCATCAATTTTGACTTACCTCATGTTATAAAACATGCCTCCTCTTATCCTG GTGTTGAAAATGTAGGAGGAGACATGTTTGAAAGTATTCCAAATGGGGATGCCATTTTTTTGAAG TTCATACTTCATGACTGGTTGGATAAAGACTGCATAAAGTTATTGAAAAATTGTTACAATGCAATTCCAGACAATGGAAAAGTGATCGTGGTGGAGGCACTTCTCCCAATTAAGCCAGATTCTAACCTATCTGTGAGGACCAACGGCCAACTTGATCTGCATATGATGACTCAAACCCCGGGAGGGATGGAGAGGAGCCAAGAAGAATTCATGGCCTTAGCAACTGCTTCTGGATTTAGTGGAATCAGATATGAATGTTTCACTGCTAATCTTTGGATCATGGAATTCTACAAGTAG
- the LOC126629075 gene encoding uncharacterized protein LOC126629075 isoform X1: protein MVLPTASILFLLVDEKSKRQSECTMGTYFDLVCSLEGHLESNFGALAIGLHADFYLWFTRNLDFWPIWDPGDASEKAVKLIIYFQYMEVKRMGVFVNLFFRRELPLKGIDVERRAVIVVELKTCLFTSSLNLRIEVKLYGQEKSLTDIQLRERNPHQVNSSWNTTGKHFHVQPIKPTKIFK, encoded by the coding sequence ATGGTACTACCAACTGCTTCAATCTTATTTCTCTTGGTTGATGAAAAGTCTAAGAGACAAAGTGAATGCACTATGGGCACCTATTTTGATTTAGTATGCTCTCTCGAAGGTCACCTAGAAAGCAATTTTGGTGCCTTGGCTATTGGTTTACATGCTGATTTCTATCTTTGGTTCACTCGTAACCTTGATTTTTGGCCTATTTGGGATCCGGGAGATGCATCAGAGAAAGCTGTCAAACTGATAATCTATTTTCAGTACATGGAGGTCAAGCGAATGGGTGTTTTTGTGAATCTATTTTTCCGGAGGGAACTACCATTGAAAGGTATTGATGTTGAACGGAGGGCAGTGATTGTAGTTGAACTGAAAACATGCCTTTTCACAAGTTCTCTGAATTTGAGGATTGAGGTCAAGCTATATGGGCAAGAGAAATCGTTGACGGATATCCAACTCAGAGAGAGGAATCCACATCAGGTGAACAGCAGTTGGAATACCACAGGCAAGCATTTTCATGTACAGCCCATCAAACCCACCAAAATCTTCAAATAG
- the LOC126629075 gene encoding uncharacterized protein LOC126629075 isoform X2, translated as MVLPTASILFLLVDEKSKRQSECTMGTYFDLVCSLEGHLESNFGALAIGLHADFYLWFTRNLDFWPIWDPGDASEKAVKLIIYFQYMEVKRMGVFVNLFFRRELPLKGIDVERRAVIVVELKTCLFTSSLNLRIEVKLYGQEKSLTDIQLRERNPHQVNSSWNTTVRYEE; from the exons ATGGTACTACCAACTGCTTCAATCTTATTTCTCTTGGTTGATGAAAAGTCTAAGAGACAAAGTGAATGCACTATGGGCACCTATTTTGATTTAGTATGCTCTCTCGAAGGTCACCTAGAAAGCAATTTTGGTGCCTTGGCTATTGGTTTACATGCTGATTTCTATCTTTGGTTCACTCGTAACCTTGATTTTTGGCCTATTTGGGATCCGGGAGATGCATCAGAGAAAGCTGTCAAACTGATAATCTATTTTCAGTACATGGAGGTCAAGCGAATGGGTGTTTTTGTGAATCTATTTTTCCGGAGGGAACTACCATTGAAAGGTATTGATGTTGAACGGAGGGCAGTGATTGTAGTTGAACTGAAAACATGCCTTTTCACAAGTTCTCTGAATTTGAGGATTGAGGTCAAGCTATATGGGCAAGAGAAATCGTTGACGGATATCCAACTCAGAGAGAGGAATCCACATCAGGTGAACAGCAGTTGGAATACCACAG TGAGATATGAGGAGTGA